A window of Sphingobacterium kitahiroshimense genomic DNA:
TAGGAATTCAAGGGGGCTCATTACCGACTCTTTACACTAATGTACCTACATCGAGTTTCGGAAACGAACTCATTAAACCAGAGAATAAACATGAATTTGAATTTGGTTTAGAAACTAAAATGTTTCAAAATAGATTAGGTATTGATCTTACTTATTATAATGGAAAAATCGTTAATCAAATTCTTGATTTTACACTTCCGATTTCATCAGGTTCTTCTTCAATCTTAGCAAATGTTGGTACTCTTAGAAATAAAGGTTGGGAATTTGCGATTACAGGTACACCAATTCAATCCGAAAACTTTAAATGGAATTCTGTCCTAAACTTTGCATCAAATAAAAACGTTGTTGAGGAACTTCCTGGAAAAGAATCAAAACTTCTACTAAGAGATTATGATGGCAATGCTGCACAATTAGTAGCAGTAGTAGGACAATCAATGGGAGATATCATGGTTCATCCTAATGCACTAGATGCTAATGGTAACAAAATTGTGTCAGACAACGGACTCTACAAATTAGATGCAGACAAATGGATCAAAGCGGGTAATGCTATGCCAAAGGTGACAGGTGGTTTTATTAATACATTTACATATAAAAACTTTACACTAGACGCACTAATTGATTTCCGCTGGGGTGGACAAGTTATGCCAACAGGTATTAATTGGATGATCAGCAGAGGCTTACTAGAAGAAAGTTTAAATGCAATGGATACAGAACACGGCGGATTAAGTTACTACTTATCAAGTGGTAAAGGAATTGCAACCAATGGCAGCTCAGGACCCAATGGTGAAAAAGTATTTCATGACGGAATGTTAATGCAAGGTACATTAAGTGATGGTTCAACAAATAGTAATATCATTTCACAGGCTTATTACTATGCACAGACCTACAACTGGGGTGGCCCTCAATATTCAAACTCTAATTATGGTCTCTACGTAAAAGATAACAATTATATTAAAATGCGTGAACTTTCATTTGGGTATAGACTTCCTTCATCGGTTACGTCTAAACTAAAAGCAAAAAACATTCAAATTTCAGCGTTTGGTCGTAATCTATTCTTTATCTACCGAAGTATCAAAGATTTAGATCCTGAACAAATGACAGGAGGATCGTATTGGGTTAATCAAGTATCTAATGCTGGCACAAGTCCTGCAACAAGAACATATGGTTTAATGTTAAGAGCAAGTTTCTAATTATGAAAATTAATAAATATTTTGTGATCGCTGGGCTATGTACAGCTTCACTTTCGACAATAACATCTTGTAAAAAATCATCCTTTGATGAACTCTATCGTGACCCATCAAAGGTTACTGAGACAACTATAGAAAAACAATTTACAGGAATATTATATACTTACCGTGAATTAGTTATCCCTACATACCGCAACTATTTTGTAACCCTTGCGCCCACAACTCATCGCTATATCCAAACAATTGGCTGGCAAAATGCCGATGAACAACTAACACCGGGGGCCGCTGCAATTACAGATCGTTGGGAAAGATACTATCAAGGCCTAACACAATTTAGAGAATTTGAAAAAATCTATAATGCTGCTCCTGAATTAGAGAAGAATGATAAGAAAATATTTTATCTGGCTGCTAAAATATTTTTTTATGATATGACCCAGCAGCAAGTTGATTTGCATGGAGATATTCCTTGGTCGGAAGCAGGAAAATTAAGTACGAATGGAGGTAATTATACAATTTCTTATCCTAAATATGATAAAGCTACTGACATATACACTGCTATGTTAGATGATCTGAAAGCAATTAACACTGAACTTACAAATCTTAAGGTTGCCCCTGGTATTTTAACAGGTTTCAAAACCCAGGATTTAGTAAACTCAGGATCTTTGGATTTATGGAGAAAATATTGCAATTCATTGCGCCTCCGTATGCTAACCCGAGTTGGACAAGTTCAAGCTTTTTCTGCGAGAACCAATCAAGAAATTGCTGATATTCTAAACAGTGCCCCATTAGTATTAGAGAACAAAGACAATATCCAGGTAGATATCGTCGATATCGCTACAGATATTAATTCCAAAGGATTTAGAGACGCCCTTGAAAGCTGGAACAATAATATTGCGGGGAAGACTATGATTGACGATATGGTAGCCAAAGCTGATCCAAGATTGCCATATATGTTCGAACCAGGACCTGGCGCAGCAGGGAAATATATGGGATTAGATCCAGCTTTACCTGTTGCTTCGCAAGCTGAATTACTGATTAACACAACAACAAATCCTAGTAAAATTACGACTTACAACCGTTCGACATATTCCAGAAATGAGAGATTCCCGGGTATATTGATAACGGCTGCTGAAGTTAAATTTTTAATTGCAGAATTTAGATTACGAGGTGGAAACGATGCTTCAGCAAAAACTTCCTTCGAAGATGGTATCAGAGCTTCAATTGAAATGCAACAAAATATTCGTACAGCAAGTAACAATAATGATGTGGCTGTTCCTGCCCCTACTACAGGAGAACAAATAAATAAATATATTTCAAATGTGGGCTGGGGAGGAAATAAGATTCAACTTATTGCCATGCAAAAATGGTTACATTTTAATATCATTCAATCTACAGAAAACTGGTCAGAAGTGAGAAGATTGGACTATCCAACTTTCGCTTTCCGAGTAGCACCGTCAGACAGACAGAAAACCGTACCTGTTAGATGGAACATCGCACAATCTGAATTGTCTAATAACGGGACGAATTACGACGCTGTAAAAGCACAAGATAATGTCAACACCAAACTTTTCTGGGACGTTAATTAAAATTAAATAATCTTAACAAAGGAAGCCACACAAGTGGCTTCCTTTATTTTGTAGCAATATTTCGTCAAACCTCGTTATCTTTTCAACCAATCAATATACTTATATATGAAAAAGATCATTTACACCTTATCTTTATTATTGAGTCTGTCTGTATTTTCCTGTAAAAATAGCGACCTTGAATATTCAAATCAATTTGAAGAGAGCTTTGATAAGTTTAAAGAATTCAAAAAAGAAAGCTATAACTCCTATCAATACCAAACAAACACCTCATTAATGACACAAAGTGCCACAACAACAATATCAGTCATCAATGGAAAAGTAACAAAACGAGAGCATCTCATTCAGCGGTTTGGTAATCAATTTATCTCGCCGGCTACGGGCTGGACAGATGAGAAAATTGAAGCAATTGAAGCAAATATAACGGAAGCATTCAAAACATACCTCAAGGATAAGAAGATTACATTAAAAGAATACCTCAGCTGGTCAGAATCTGAAAAAGAATTAGGAAAATATAATGGATTAGGAGCAACTGAAATTATGACACTCGATGACGTTTATACCAAGGCAAAAGGTGAATGGCTTGTAGCACAAGAAAAGAAAAAGATATTTTTTGAAACGAAAAATAATGGGATGATCTCATCATGCGGTTATGTCATAGGAAATTGTCAGGACGATTGCTTTACCGGAATCAATATATCAGATATTAAAACATTAACGAACTAAAAAATAAAACCAAAAAGACTCCTGTACTTCGTTTAACATATGAAAAAGTGCAGGACCAAATAAACTTATATGAACAAACTATTCTTCTTTTCTATAATCATACTAACTATCCTTTCTTCTTGCAATAATTATAGACCAGCACTATTAACATCAACTCAGATTTTTAACGAAGGTCAGGTACCTTTCAAACAGTGCCACGCCTCTACCATCGAACAAATTGGAAAAGATAGCCTAATTGCCGCCTGGTTTGGAGGTACACATGAATCCAATCCCGATGTTGTGATCTGGACTTCACATTATATTAATGGCAAATGGCAGACCCCTGTGCAAGTTGCCGATGGAGTCCTTGGAGACAAACGCTATCCAACATGGAACCCTGTATTTTATCAACATCCAGCATCGGACAGCCTATATCTT
This region includes:
- a CDS encoding SusD/RagB family nutrient-binding outer membrane lipoprotein; protein product: MKINKYFVIAGLCTASLSTITSCKKSSFDELYRDPSKVTETTIEKQFTGILYTYRELVIPTYRNYFVTLAPTTHRYIQTIGWQNADEQLTPGAAAITDRWERYYQGLTQFREFEKIYNAAPELEKNDKKIFYLAAKIFFYDMTQQQVDLHGDIPWSEAGKLSTNGGNYTISYPKYDKATDIYTAMLDDLKAINTELTNLKVAPGILTGFKTQDLVNSGSLDLWRKYCNSLRLRMLTRVGQVQAFSARTNQEIADILNSAPLVLENKDNIQVDIVDIATDINSKGFRDALESWNNNIAGKTMIDDMVAKADPRLPYMFEPGPGAAGKYMGLDPALPVASQAELLINTTTNPSKITTYNRSTYSRNERFPGILITAAEVKFLIAEFRLRGGNDASAKTSFEDGIRASIEMQQNIRTASNNNDVAVPAPTTGEQINKYISNVGWGGNKIQLIAMQKWLHFNIIQSTENWSEVRRLDYPTFAFRVAPSDRQKTVPVRWNIAQSELSNNGTNYDAVKAQDNVNTKLFWDVN